The following are from one region of the Myotis daubentonii chromosome 2, mMyoDau2.1, whole genome shotgun sequence genome:
- the LOC132228158 gene encoding ubiquitin-ribosomal protein eL40 fusion protein-like, with amino-acid sequence MQIFVKTLTGKTFTLKVEPSDTIDNVKAKVQDRDFVGKQLEDGCTLSNYNIQKESTLHSVLPLQGGIIDLSLCQLAQKYNCNKTVCLKVCGHLHPCTIYCHKKRGHTNSSRRRVNKAPLPPPQAHRKAFFLNPVALGPQ; translated from the coding sequence ATGCAGATCTTTGTGAAGACCCTGACTGGCAAGACCTTCACCCTCAAGGTCGAGCCCAGTGACACCATTGATAATGTCAAAGCTAAAGTCCAAGACAGGGACTTTGTGGGCAAACAGCTGGAGGATGGCTGCACTCTCTCGAACTACAATATTCAGAAAGAGTCCACCCTTCACTCGGTGCTTCCTCTGCAGGGTGGCATCATTGACCTCTCCCTCTGCCAACTTGCCCAAAAGTACAACTGCAACAAGACAGTCTGCCTCAAGGTTTGCGGCCACCTGCACCCCTGCACAATCTATTGCCACAAGAAGCGCGGCCACACCAACAGCTCGAGGCGAAGGGTAAATAAGGCCCCTCTACCCCCTCCTCAGGCCCACAGGAAGGCCTTCTTCCTGAACCCGGTGGCCCTGGGGCCTCAATAA